The region CGGTGCCCGAAGGCATCAAGCATCTGCCGTTCAACGACATCGCCGCCGCCCAGGCCGCGATCGGCCCGAAGACCTGCGCGGTCATCGTCGAGCCGATCCAGGGCGAGGGCGGCGTGATTCCCGCCGATCCCGCCTTCCTCAAGGCGCTGCGCGAAGCGTGCGACGCGCACGGCGCGCTCCTCATCTTCGACGAGGTGCAAACGGGCGTCGGCCGCACCGGCCACTTCTACGCGTACATGGACACGGGCGTCACGCCCGACATCCTGACCACCGCGAAGGCGCTCGGCAACGGCTTGCCGATCGGCGCGATGCTCACCACCGAGGCGCTCGCCGCGCACTTCAAGGTCGGCGTGCACGGCACGACGTACGGCGGCAATCCGCTCGCGTCGGCGATCGCCGAGAAGGTCGTCGAGCTCGTCGGCGATCCCGCGCTGCTCGAGGGCGTCAAGCAACGCAGCGCGCGCCTCACGGCCACGCTCGAGAAGATCAACGCGCGCTTCAAGCTCTTCAAGGAGATTCGCGGCAAGGGCCTGCTGATCGGCGCCGAGCTCGTCGGCGCGCTCGACGGCCGCGCGAAGGACTTCGTGTCGGCCGCGGCCGAGCACGGCGTCATCATGCTGATCGCCGGCCCGAACGTACTGCGCTTCGCGCCGTCGCTCGTGATTCCGCTCGACGTGCTCGACGAGGGCCTCGCGCGCTTCGAGAAGGCGGTCGAGCAGGTGCTCGCGCAAGCCGAAGCCGCGCCGCGCTAAGCCGGCCCGAACCCGCCCCCATCGCTGACGTAGACAGGAACGACGATGCTCTTCGTACGCCCCGGCAGACTCGCCGATCTCGACGCGCTCGCGCAGATGGCGCGCACCGCGCAACCCGTGCTGCACTCGCTGCCGCACGATCGCGCGGCGCTCGAAGCGCGCGTCGCGCTTTCCGAGGACTCGTTTCGCGCGGAAGTCGACTTCCCCGGCGAGGAGTTCTATCTGTTCGTGCTCGAGGACGGCGCGACGGGCAAGCTGCTCGGCACCGCGAGCATCGTCGCCGCGGCCGGCTACGCGGAGCCGTTCTACGCGTTTCGCAACGACGCGCTGATCCACGCGTCGCGCGAGCTGCACGTGAACCGCAAGATCCACGCGCTCACGATGTCGCACGAACTGACGGGCAAGAGCCGGCTCGCCGGCTTCTACGTCGATCCGTCGCTGCGCGGCGACGCCGCCGCGCACCTGATCTCGCGCGCACGGATGATGTACATCGCCGCGAACCGCAACCGCTTCACGCCGGAGGTGTTCTCGCTGCTGCTCGGCGTCACCGATGAAACCGGCGCGTCGCCGTTCTGGGAAGCGGTGGGCCGCAAGTTCTTCGGGCGCGATTTCGCCGCGGTCGAGATCGAATCGGGCGGCCGCAGCCGCACGTTCATCGCCGAAGTGATGCCGACCTATCCGCTGTACGTGCCGCTGCTGCCCGAAGCCGCGCAACGCGTGCTCGGCGAGCCGAACGAACACGCGCTCCTCGCGTACGACATCCATCTCGAAGAGGGCTTCGAGCCGGACCGCTACGTCGACATCTTCGACGCGGGCCCCGTGTTGACCGCGCAGGTCGACCGCACCGCGTGCGTGACGAAGCACGCCGAGCGCACGGTGCGCGAGGCGGCGCACGCGCACGGCGGCACCACTTATCTGCTGTCGGGCGGGCGCGGCGACGCGTTTCGCTGCGTGCTCGCGGATCTGCCCGCCGACGGCGCCGACGCGCGCGCGGCGCTCGGCGTGGCCGACGGCGACACGGTGCGCTGCGTGCCGCTGCACCAGCGCGACGGCCAACCGACGGACCAACCAGGAGACGCAGCATGATCGTCGTTCGGGTCGTACAGACGGGCGACGTGGACGCGCTCGTCGCGCTCGCGCAGGAAACCGGGCCGGGCCTTACCACGTTCAAGCCGGACCGCGACGCGCTTGCCGCGCGCATCGAGCGCACGCGCCGCACGCTCGGAAATGACGCGACGCCCGCCGAGGCCGGCTATTTCTTCGTGATGGAAGATTCGCAGACGGACGACATCGCCGGCGTGTGCGGCATCGAAACCGAAGTCGGCCTCGAGCAGCCGTTCTACAACTACCGCGTGAGCACGGTCGTCCATGCGAGTCAGGACCTCGGCGTGTGGACGAAGATGTCGCTGCTGAACATTTCGCACGATCTGACGGGCTACGCCGAAGTGTGCTCGCTGTTCCTGAGCCCGCGCTACCGCACGGGCGGCGTCGGCGGTCTGCTGTCGCGCTCGCGCTTCATGTTCATCGCGCAATTCCGCGAACGCTTTCCGGAGCGCATCTGCGCGGAGCTGCGCGGGCACTTCGACGACGACGGCACGTCGCCGTTCTGGCGCGCGGTCGGTTCGCACTTCTATCAGATCGACTTCAACGCCGCCGATTATCTGAGCTCGCACGGCCGCAAGTCGTTTCTCGCGGAGCTGATGCCGCGCTTTCCGGTGTACGTCGACCTGCTGCCGCGGGACGCGCAGGACGTGATCGGCGTCACGCATCGCGACACGCTGCCCGCGCGCAAGATGCTCGAGGCCGAAGGGCTGCGCTACCAGAACCACGTCGACATCTTCGACGCGGGCCCCGTGCTCGAATGCCACGTGGCGGATCTGCGCACCGTGCGCGAGAGCGTCGTCGTGCCGGTCGCGATCGGCGCGCCCGCCGCACGCGAGAACGCGCCG is a window of Burkholderia mallei ATCC 23344 DNA encoding:
- a CDS encoding aspartate aminotransferase family protein; the protein is MKSPNVSRQTFDEVMVPVFSPAPFIPDRGEGSRVWDTEGRDYVDFAGGIAVTALGHGHPELLKVLDEQSRKLWHIGNGYTNEPVLRLAKRLESLTFADRAFFANSGAEANEAALKLARRVAFERHGADKYEIVSFLQSFHGRTFFTVSVGGQSKYSEGFGPVPEGIKHLPFNDIAAAQAAIGPKTCAVIVEPIQGEGGVIPADPAFLKALREACDAHGALLIFDEVQTGVGRTGHFYAYMDTGVTPDILTTAKALGNGLPIGAMLTTEALAAHFKVGVHGTTYGGNPLASAIAEKVVELVGDPALLEGVKQRSARLTATLEKINARFKLFKEIRGKGLLIGAELVGALDGRAKDFVSAAAEHGVIMLIAGPNVLRFAPSLVIPLDVLDEGLARFEKAVEQVLAQAEAAPR
- the astA gene encoding arginine N-succinyltransferase — its product is MIVVRVVQTGDVDALVALAQETGPGLTTFKPDRDALAARIERTRRTLGNDATPAEAGYFFVMEDSQTDDIAGVCGIETEVGLEQPFYNYRVSTVVHASQDLGVWTKMSLLNISHDLTGYAEVCSLFLSPRYRTGGVGGLLSRSRFMFIAQFRERFPERICAELRGHFDDDGTSPFWRAVGSHFYQIDFNAADYLSSHGRKSFLAELMPRFPVYVDLLPRDAQDVIGVTHRDTLPARKMLEAEGLRYQNHVDIFDAGPVLECHVADLRTVRESVVVPVAIGAPAARENAPRSLVSNTSLADFRVGVAPGLVDAGVFTLSAEDAAALRVSEGELVRVLPLKPKQG
- the aruF gene encoding arginine/ornithine succinyltransferase subunit alpha — encoded protein: MLFVRPGRLADLDALAQMARTAQPVLHSLPHDRAALEARVALSEDSFRAEVDFPGEEFYLFVLEDGATGKLLGTASIVAAAGYAEPFYAFRNDALIHASRELHVNRKIHALTMSHELTGKSRLAGFYVDPSLRGDAAAHLISRARMMYIAANRNRFTPEVFSLLLGVTDETGASPFWEAVGRKFFGRDFAAVEIESGGRSRTFIAEVMPTYPLYVPLLPEAAQRVLGEPNEHALLAYDIHLEEGFEPDRYVDIFDAGPVLTAQVDRTACVTKHAERTVREAAHAHGGTTYLLSGGRGDAFRCVLADLPADGADARAALGVADGDTVRCVPLHQRDGQPTDQPGDAA